The nucleotide sequence CAACGGGTCCGCCGGGTCGGTCGGTTCCGCCGGGCCGGTCGGCGGCGGAGCGCTCGGCGGCGGGGCGGTCGGTTCCGTTGGGCCGGTCAGCGGCGGTGCTGCCACGACGCCCGCGGGCGGCGCGCTCGCCGGTGCCACGGCCGCTCCCGTGCGCGCACCCGAGCAGCGGAGCACCGCTGCCCCCGCGACATCCGCGGCCGAGGCGGCTCCCGCGGCGACGGCGTCGTCGTCCGATCCCGCGACCGCGGCGGCCGCCTGGGCGGCGCACGCGCCGTCGGCTTCCGCCGGTGCCGGGCAGCAGGCCGTGGCACCCGCCTCGGCCGAGCGGTCGACGTCGTCTCCCGAGCCCGCGACTGCCGCCGCCGAGCAGTCGCCGGCAGGGGCTGAGAAGTCGGGCGGAGCGGCCGGAGGGTCGGCCACGGCGGGCTCGGGCGCGGCTCCTGCGCCCTCCGCAGCCGCAGGCCCGGTCAGCGTCGAACAGCTGCGCGACGCGTGGCCCGAGATCCTCGAGATCGTCGAGCGCGAGAAGCTCGCGGCGTGGATGGTCGTGATGACCGCCACCGTGCGCGCCTTCGCTGACGAGGTGCTGACCCTGACGTTCCCGAGCGCGAACGATGTCGAGCTGTTCAAGAAGCCCGCAGGAGGGGGCGAGGGCGTCAGCGAGTACCTCCGCCGGGCCATCCAGCAGCTGCTCGGAGTGCGGGTGAAGTACATCGCCCGAGTCGAGCGGCCCGACGACCCGCCCGTCGCGGCCTCCGCCGCGGCTGTGCCGGACGTCGCTGCCACGCCGGACGACGCGCCTGCTGCGAACGCCGTTGCCACGCCGGATGCCGCGCCTGCGACGAGCGCCTCCGCGCCCGTGGCCGCTGCGGCACCCGCCGCACCGCCCGCGGCCTCGCCTGCGACGCCCGCACCCACGAGTGCGCCGGCATCCGCTGGAGCCTCGGCATCGAGGCCGGCCGCCGAGCCGTCCTCGGCCGCGCCGTCCGCCGGCCGCCCCGCGCCGCAGGCCGCCGCCCGGCCGGCTCCCGCAGGGCCGGCCCCCGCGCAGCCCGCGGCGCCCACGACGAGCTGGGAGGTCGCGCAGATCCCTCAGTCGCCGCCGCCCGAGCCCGACGAGCCCGAGTACATCACCGAGGAGCCTCCGGGAGGGGCGCCGGTCTACGACTCCGAGCCGGCTGACGCCGGTGGTGCGGGTGTCGCCGCTCCTGCGCCCGCGACCTCGCCGAGCAGCGTCGCGAGCCCAGCGGGGCCCGCTGCAGCGGCGCCCCCCGCGCCCGTCGCCGTGACCGCCCCGCCGGCCGCTCCACGCGGCAACCCGGCCCGCGGCATCGCGCCCGGCTCGCGGTACGGCGAGGCCGTCGTGCGCGAGATCCTCGGGGCGCAGTTCATCCACGAAGAGACGATCGCACCGAAGGTGACGCCGCAGGCGCCGCCGACCGAGGGGGCCTGAGATGTACGAGGGCATCGTGCAAGACCTCATCGACGAGTTCGGCCGCCTGCCCGGGATCGGGCCGAAGTCGGCTCAGCGGATCGCGTTCCACATCCTGCAGACCGAGAACTTCGACACGTCGCGCCTGGCCGAACTGCTCGTCGACGTCAAGACGAAGGTGCGCTTCTGCGAGATCTGCGGCAACGTCACCGAAGAGACGACCTGCTCGATCTGCCGAGACCCGCGCCGGTCGCCGGCCGTGATCTGCGTGGTCGAAGAGGCGAAAGACGTCCAGGCGATCGAGCGCACCCGCGAGTTCCGCGGGCTCTACCACGTGCTCGGCGGCGCGATCAGCCCGATCGACGGAATCGGGCCCGACGACCTCCGGATCCGCCAGCTGGTGCAGCGTCTCGCCGACGACACCGTGCAGGAGGTGATCATCGCGACCGACCCCAACCTCGAGGGCGAGGCGACCGCGACCTACCTCTCGCGCATGCTCGCGCCGTTCGGACTGCGGGTCACGAGGCTCGCGTCGGGGCTGCCCGTCGGCGGCGACCTCGAGTACGCCGACGAGGTCACGCTCGGTCGCGCTTTCGAGGGCCGGCGGCTCGTCAGCGAGTAGTCCGAGGGGCGGCGGCTCGTCAGCGGATAAGCCGGGGGCCGTCCGTCGCTCGTCGCTCGTCGCTTCGTCGCTTCGGGAGGATGCCCGTGTGACATGGGGAGGAAAGCGCTTCGGGAGGATGCCCGCCCGATGCCCGGGAGGAGATCGCGTCGAGCGATCCTCCCGAGCGCGCGTTCCGAGCCCGCTGCTCCTCCTGGAATCGCGTTCTCGGTCGTCCCTCCTCCCGCGCCGCACGAATCTCCTCCCGAGCGCGACGGCTCCACGCGCGTCTTTCCTCCGGAAGCTGCGTTCTGACGCACGACTCCTCCCTGGGCGCTGATGTCCTCCCGGAGCGATCGATATCGAGGCGAACGGCGGCGCGAGGCCAGCCCGCGCCGGCCGTAACGCGCCGGAAACGTCCCATAGAATTGCGGGACGGCAGCGACCAGGCGCCGTGAACGACCCCCGGGAGCCAGGCAGTGAGCTTGATCGTGCAGAAATTCGGCGGATCCTCCGTCGCCGACGCCGAGAGCATCAAGCGTGTCGCCAAGCGCATCGTCGAGACGCGCAAGGCCGGCAACGAGGTCGTCGTCGCCGTCAGCGCGATGGGCGACACCACCGACGACCTCCTCGACCTCGCCCAGCAGGTCACCCCGATCCCGTCCGGCCGCGAGCTCGACATGCTTCTCACCGCGGGCGAGCGCATCTCGATGGCCCTGCTGGCCATGGCGATCCGCTCGATGGGCGTCGAGGCCCGCTCCTACACGGGCAGCCAGGCCGGCATGATCACCGACGCCCAGCACGGCAAGGCGCGCATCGTCGACGTCACCCCGGGCCGGATCCGAGAGGCCCTCGACCAGGGTGCGATCGCGATCGTCGCCGGCTTCCAGGGCTTCAACCGCTCCACCGGCGACATCACGACGCTCGGCCGGGGCGGCTCCGACACGACCGCGGTCGCCCTCGCGGCGGCCCTCGACGCCGACCTCTGCGAGATCTACACCGACGTCGACGGAATCTTCACCGCCGACCCGCGCGTTGTACCGCTTGCGAAGAAGCTCGACCGCATCACGAGCGAGGAGATGCTCGAACTGGCTGCGGCCGGGTCGAAGGTGCTCCACATCCGTGCCGTCGAGTACGCCCGCCGCCACGGCGTGAGCCTGCACGTGCGCTCGTCGTTCAACAACAACCCGGGCACGCTCGTCGTGAATCCGAAAGAGGGAGAGACCGTGGAAGAGCCGATCATCGCCGGTGTGGCCGGCGACCTCAGCGAGGGCAAGATCACCGTCGTCGGCGTGCCCGACAAGCCCGGCAAGGCCGCGCAGATCTTCCGCGTCGTCGCGAAGACCGGCGCGAACATCGACATGATCGTGCAGAACGTCTCCGCCGCGGCCACGAGCCTCACCGACATCTCGTTCACGCTCCCGAAGGCCGACGGCGCGACCGTCATGCAGGCCCTCGAGGCCGAGCGGGGCGACATCCAGTTCGCCGAGCTGCAGTACGACGACCAGATCGGCAAGCTGGCCCTCGTCGGCGCCGGCATGCGCACCAACGCCGGCGTGAGCGCGAAGCTCTTCACCGCGCTGTTCGAGGCGGGCATCAACATCGAGATGATCTCCACCAGCGAGATCCGCATCTCGGTCGTCACGCGCGCCGACACCCTCAACGACGCCCTGCGCGTCGTGCACTCCGCCTTCGACCTCGACGGCGACGAGCTCGCCGTCGTCCACGCCGGCACCGGCCGCTAGACCACCAGGAGCACCAGATGGGCCAGGAGCACCAGTTGAGCACAGGATTCCGCGTCGGCGTCGTCGGCGCCACCGGCCAGGTCGGCGCCGTCATGCGCCGTCTCCTCGAGGAGCGCGACTTCCCGATCTCCGAGATCCGCTTCTTCGCCACGGCCCGGAGCGCGGGCACGACGCTGCCGTTCAAGGGCGCCGAGATCGTCGTCGAAGACAGTGCCACCGCCGATCCTGCGGGCCTCGACATCGCCCTGTTCTCGGCCGGTGCCACGGGCTCCCGCGCTCTCGCGCCCAAGTTCGCCGCCGCGGGTGCGCTCGTGATCGACAACTCGAGCGCCTGGCGCATGGACCCCGACGTGCCGCTGGTCGTGAGCGAGGTCAACCCGCACGCGATCGACGAGGCGACCAAGGGCATCATCGCGAACCCGAACTGCACCACGATGGCGGCCATGCCGGTGCTGAAGGTGCTCGACGCCGAGGCGCACCTCGAGCGGCTGATCGTGAGCACGTACCAGGCCGTCTCGGGCTCCGGTCTCGCCGGCGCCGAAGAGCTCGCCGAGCAGGCGAAGGCCGCGCTCGGGCAAGACCTGCTGGGGCTCGTCCACGACGGCTCGAGCGTCGAGTTCCCCGCCCCGCAGAAGTACGTGGCGCCCATCGCGTTCGACGTGATCCCGTTCGCGGGCAACCTCGTCGACGACGGGCTGAACGAGACCGACGAGGAGAAGAAGCTGCGCAACGAGAGCCGCAAGATCCTCGAGCTGCCCGAGCTGCTCGTGTCGGGCACCTGCGTGCGCGTGCCTGTGTTCACCGGCCACTCGCTGTCGATCAACGCCGAGTTCGCCGAGTCGCTCAGCCCCGAGCGCGCTCGCGAGCTCCTGCGCGATGCTCCGGGGGTCGTGCTCACCGAGGTGCCGACGCCCCTCGAGGCCGCCGGCAAAGACCCGAGCTACGTGGGCAGGATCCGGGCCGACGAGGGCGTGCCGAATGGCCGGGGCCTCGCCCTGTTCATCTCGAACGACAACCTCCGCAAGGGCGCTGCCCTCAACGCGGTGCAGATCGCCGAGGTCGTCGTCGCGAAGCGCCGCGCCGCCGAGTCCGTCACCGCCTGACACCCGGCCGCGACGCGAGGCGCCTGACGCCGAGCGCCGTGAACACCGCGGCGACATCTCGTCGTCGAGAGACCCCCGCCTCTCCAGCAGACGTCCAGCGGGCACCCGGCCATAGACTTGACCGGTGACTGCTGCAACGGAGCCCATCGACGTCGCCCTGATCGGCGGCGGAATCATGTCCGCGACCCTCGGCACGCTGCTCAAGCAGCTCCAGCCCGACTGGTCGATCCGCGTCTACGAGGCGCTCA is from Frondihabitans australicus and encodes:
- the recR gene encoding recombination mediator RecR, producing MYEGIVQDLIDEFGRLPGIGPKSAQRIAFHILQTENFDTSRLAELLVDVKTKVRFCEICGNVTEETTCSICRDPRRSPAVICVVEEAKDVQAIERTREFRGLYHVLGGAISPIDGIGPDDLRIRQLVQRLADDTVQEVIIATDPNLEGEATATYLSRMLAPFGLRVTRLASGLPVGGDLEYADEVTLGRAFEGRRLVSE
- a CDS encoding DNA polymerase III subunit gamma and tau, with protein sequence MVTALYRRYRPENFAELIGQNQVTDPLRTALRTNRVNHAYLFSGPRGCGKTTSARILARCLNCAEGPTDTPCGVCPSCVELSRGGSGSLDVIEIDAASHNGVDDARDLRDRAIFAPARDRYKIFILDEAHMVTPQGFNALLKIVEEPPEHVKFIFATTEPDKVIGTIRSRTHHYPFRLVPPAQMLDYVQQLCESEGVSAAPGVLPLVVRAGGGSVRDTLSLLDQLIAGSDGGEVLYETAVALLGYTHASLLDGVVDALGAHDGAAAFASVDRVIQTGQDPRRFVEDLLERLRDLIVVGATTDGAAAVLRGITPEELEHLSRQSHAFGAAELSRSADVVNRALTEMTGATSPRLHLELMIARVLVPEADESERGALARVERLERRVGVNGSAGSVGSAGPVGGGALGGGAVGSVGPVSGGAATTPAGGALAGATAAPVRAPEQRSTAAPATSAAEAAPAATASSSDPATAAAAWAAHAPSASAGAGQQAVAPASAERSTSSPEPATAAAEQSPAGAEKSGGAAGGSATAGSGAAPAPSAAAGPVSVEQLRDAWPEILEIVEREKLAAWMVVMTATVRAFADEVLTLTFPSANDVELFKKPAGGGEGVSEYLRRAIQQLLGVRVKYIARVERPDDPPVAASAAAVPDVAATPDDAPAANAVATPDAAPATSASAPVAAAAPAAPPAASPATPAPTSAPASAGASASRPAAEPSSAAPSAGRPAPQAAARPAPAGPAPAQPAAPTTSWEVAQIPQSPPPEPDEPEYITEEPPGGAPVYDSEPADAGGAGVAAPAPATSPSSVASPAGPAAAAPPAPVAVTAPPAAPRGNPARGIAPGSRYGEAVVREILGAQFIHEETIAPKVTPQAPPTEGA
- a CDS encoding aspartate-semialdehyde dehydrogenase is translated as MSTGFRVGVVGATGQVGAVMRRLLEERDFPISEIRFFATARSAGTTLPFKGAEIVVEDSATADPAGLDIALFSAGATGSRALAPKFAAAGALVIDNSSAWRMDPDVPLVVSEVNPHAIDEATKGIIANPNCTTMAAMPVLKVLDAEAHLERLIVSTYQAVSGSGLAGAEELAEQAKAALGQDLLGLVHDGSSVEFPAPQKYVAPIAFDVIPFAGNLVDDGLNETDEEKKLRNESRKILELPELLVSGTCVRVPVFTGHSLSINAEFAESLSPERARELLRDAPGVVLTEVPTPLEAAGKDPSYVGRIRADEGVPNGRGLALFISNDNLRKGAALNAVQIAEVVVAKRRAAESVTA
- a CDS encoding aspartate kinase, giving the protein MSLIVQKFGGSSVADAESIKRVAKRIVETRKAGNEVVVAVSAMGDTTDDLLDLAQQVTPIPSGRELDMLLTAGERISMALLAMAIRSMGVEARSYTGSQAGMITDAQHGKARIVDVTPGRIREALDQGAIAIVAGFQGFNRSTGDITTLGRGGSDTTAVALAAALDADLCEIYTDVDGIFTADPRVVPLAKKLDRITSEEMLELAAAGSKVLHIRAVEYARRHGVSLHVRSSFNNNPGTLVVNPKEGETVEEPIIAGVAGDLSEGKITVVGVPDKPGKAAQIFRVVAKTGANIDMIVQNVSAAATSLTDISFTLPKADGATVMQALEAERGDIQFAELQYDDQIGKLALVGAGMRTNAGVSAKLFTALFEAGINIEMISTSEIRISVVTRADTLNDALRVVHSAFDLDGDELAVVHAGTGR